In Pseudomonadota bacterium, one genomic interval encodes:
- the speE gene encoding polyamine aminopropyltransferase has protein sequence MTDKDQWFTEIYEIGGSAFGVKIRERLHNEQTAYQHIDIYASEKFGNVMVIDGCYMLTARENFIYHEMMSHPALFTHPSPEHVVIIGGGDCGTLREVLKHGRVTHALQVEIDERVTRLAEEFFPELCVANDDPRAEFLFGDGIKWMQETTPGTVDIVIVDSTDPVGPAEGLFTEAFYRDCHRALGTDGILIQQSESPLYNMDIINPMHKAMRAAGFVDVQTLFFPQPCYPSGWWSATMGSKQPMAGRFREQDAAGKRFDTRYYNAAIHKAALTPPEFFKQALE, from the coding sequence GTGACAGACAAAGACCAGTGGTTTACCGAAATCTACGAAATCGGGGGATCCGCGTTCGGCGTCAAGATCCGCGAACGGCTGCACAACGAGCAGACCGCGTACCAGCACATCGACATCTACGCCTCGGAGAAATTCGGCAACGTGATGGTCATCGACGGCTGCTACATGCTCACCGCGCGCGAGAACTTCATCTACCACGAGATGATGTCGCACCCGGCGCTGTTCACCCACCCCTCCCCGGAACACGTGGTGATCATCGGCGGCGGTGACTGCGGCACGCTGCGCGAGGTGCTCAAGCACGGCCGCGTCACCCATGCCCTGCAGGTCGAGATCGACGAGCGCGTCACGCGCCTGGCCGAGGAGTTCTTCCCGGAACTCTGCGTGGCGAACGACGACCCGCGCGCCGAATTCCTGTTCGGCGACGGGATCAAGTGGATGCAGGAGACCACGCCCGGCACCGTCGACATCGTGATCGTCGACAGCACCGACCCGGTCGGCCCGGCGGAAGGCCTGTTCACGGAAGCCTTCTACCGCGACTGCCACCGCGCGCTGGGCACGGACGGCATCCTCATCCAGCAGAGCGAGTCGCCGCTGTACAACATGGACATCATCAACCCCATGCACAAGGCCATGCGCGCGGCCGGGTTCGTCGACGTGCAGACGCTGTTCTTCCCGCAGCCGTGCTATCCGTCCGGCTGGTGGAGCGCCACCATGGGCAGCAAGCAGCCCATGGCGGGACGCTTCCGCGAGCAGGATGCCGCCGGCAAGCGCTTCGACACGCGCTACTACAACGCCGCCATCCACAAGGCCGCGCTGACCCCGCCGGAGTTCTTCAAGCAGGCGCTGGAGTAG
- a CDS encoding DUF4124 domain-containing protein — protein MKRQIATALFATVLAAGPVIAQVYKCPGADGSVQYRDTPCDTDAHSLRKLDTPPAPAESPAARMDKTRRLLDALHDERQLKQRQAEEAQAAQAQRQSRCNHARDHLRNMERAGRVYRLDAAGNREYLPDAQRAQAVEQARASVQQWCD, from the coding sequence ATGAAACGACAGATCGCGACAGCCCTGTTCGCCACGGTGCTGGCAGCCGGCCCGGTGATCGCCCAGGTCTACAAGTGCCCGGGTGCGGACGGCAGCGTGCAATACCGCGATACCCCCTGCGACACCGACGCCCACAGTCTGCGCAAGCTCGACACCCCGCCGGCACCGGCGGAATCACCCGCTGCCCGCATGGACAAGACCCGCCGCCTGCTCGATGCCCTGCACGATGAGCGGCAGCTGAAGCAGCGCCAGGCCGAGGAGGCGCAGGCCGCACAGGCACAGCGGCAGTCGCGCTGCAACCATGCGCGCGACCACCTGCGCAACATGGAGCGCGCCGGCCGCGTCTACCGGCTGGACGCGGCGGGTAACCGCGAGTACCTGCCGGACGCGCAGCGCGCGCAGGCCGTCGAGCAGGCGCGCGCGAGCGTGCAGCAGTGGTGCGACTGA
- the fetB gene encoding iron export ABC transporter permease subunit FetB — MITLDTLDLALAAVLVLLLALLSIRLRTGLSGQLLIAAARTAVQLSLIGFVLKALFASSHPLWVALLSLCMLLIAGREVMQRQERRFRGGWGYAVGTVSMFLSSFAITIFALVVILGEQPWYAPQYAIPLLGMLLGNTMNGIAIAMDRLTQAAWEQRNIIEARLMLGERWDEAIADYRRKAIRSGMIPIINAMAAAGVVSLPGMMTGQILAGAPPVEAVKYQILIMFLITAGTGLGTLAAVSISARHLFDVRQRLCLDRLV; from the coding sequence ATGATCACGCTCGACACCCTCGACCTCGCCCTGGCTGCGGTGCTCGTGTTGCTGCTGGCGCTGTTGTCCATCCGCCTGCGCACCGGCCTCAGCGGGCAGTTGCTGATCGCGGCCGCGCGCACCGCGGTGCAGCTCTCGCTGATCGGCTTCGTGCTGAAGGCGCTGTTCGCCAGCTCGCATCCGCTCTGGGTGGCGCTGCTGTCGCTGTGCATGCTGCTGATCGCGGGACGCGAGGTGATGCAGCGCCAGGAACGGCGCTTTCGCGGCGGCTGGGGCTACGCCGTCGGCACGGTCTCGATGTTCCTGTCCTCGTTCGCCATCACCATCTTCGCGCTCGTCGTCATCCTCGGCGAGCAGCCCTGGTACGCGCCGCAGTACGCCATTCCGCTGCTGGGCATGCTGCTCGGCAACACCATGAACGGCATCGCGATCGCCATGGACCGGCTCACGCAGGCGGCCTGGGAGCAGCGCAATATCATCGAGGCGCGGCTCATGCTGGGCGAGCGCTGGGACGAGGCGATCGCGGACTACCGCCGCAAGGCGATCCGCAGCGGCATGATCCCGATCATCAACGCCATGGCCGCCGCCGGCGTGGTCAGCCTGCCGGGCATGATGACCGGCCAGATCCTGGCCGGGGCGCCGCCCGTCGAGGCCGTGAAGTACCAGATCCTGATCATGTTCCTGATCACCGCCGGCACGGGTCTGGGCACGCTCGCAGCGGTCAGCATCAGCGCGCGCCACCTGTTCGATGTCCGCCAGCGGCTGTGCCTGGACCGGCTGGTGTAA
- a CDS encoding ATP-binding cassette domain-containing protein, with the protein MSRTSPLLQIKDLDRPMFGPVTFALATGDCLCITGESGSGKSQLLRAIADLDPHGGALMLAGVDACDMAPEQWRRQAGLLPPESSWWLPRACDHFTDGAAAGLERLGLDSAVLQRPVARLSSGERQRLALLRLLANGPRVLLLDEPTANLDADNTRRVEALIGDYLGAHAAAAIWVSHDRGQVARVANRHMALQGGHLVETALERYA; encoded by the coding sequence ATGAGTAGAACATCGCCCCTGCTGCAAATCAAGGATCTGGACCGGCCGATGTTCGGCCCGGTCACGTTCGCGCTCGCCACCGGCGACTGCCTGTGCATCACGGGCGAGTCCGGCAGCGGCAAGTCGCAGCTGTTGCGCGCCATCGCCGATCTCGATCCGCACGGCGGCGCGCTGATGCTGGCGGGCGTGGATGCCTGCGACATGGCGCCCGAGCAATGGCGCCGGCAGGCCGGCCTGCTGCCGCCCGAGAGCAGCTGGTGGCTGCCGCGGGCCTGCGATCATTTCACCGACGGCGCGGCAGCGGGGCTGGAGCGGCTCGGCCTCGACAGCGCCGTGTTGCAGCGGCCGGTCGCGCGGCTGTCCAGTGGCGAGCGCCAGCGCCTGGCCCTGTTGCGCCTGCTCGCGAACGGGCCGCGCGTGCTGCTGCTGGACGAGCCGACCGCGAACCTGGACGCAGACAACACCCGCCGCGTCGAGGCGCTCATCGGCGACTACCTCGGGGCGCATGCCGCGGCGGCCATCTGGGTCAGCCATGACCGCGGCCAGGTCGCGCGCGTGGCAAACCGCCACATGGCGCTGCAGGGCGGCCACCTGGTCGAGACGGCGCTGGAGCGCTACGCATGA
- a CDS encoding CDGSH iron-sulfur domain-containing protein has protein sequence MSEPVIAQKAPYAQELEPGTYWWCACGRSKKQPFCDGSHQGSDFTPVKFELTEKCKVWLCGCKHSKDAPFCDGTHNGL, from the coding sequence ATGTCAGAACCCGTGATTGCACAGAAAGCGCCCTATGCCCAGGAACTGGAGCCCGGCACCTACTGGTGGTGCGCCTGCGGCCGGTCGAAAAAGCAGCCGTTCTGCGACGGCTCGCACCAGGGCAGCGACTTCACCCCGGTGAAGTTCGAACTCACCGAGAAGTGCAAGGTCTGGCTGTGCGGCTGCAAGCACAGCAAGGATGCGCCCTTCTGCGACGGCACGCACAACGGGCTGTAG
- a CDS encoding ammonium transporter, whose translation MKPAALKQCKTLLPCAVACLFPIAGHADELNAADTAWILTSTVLVLFMTIPGLALFYGGLVRSKNVLSVLMQCFAITCMVSILWLVFVYGLAFGDGGGLNRWVGGFDQLMLANIGRDSLSGTIPESVFSMFQLTFAIITPALIVGAFAERMKFSAMLWFSALWLVLVYAPVTHWVWGGGWLQDMGLLDFAGGTVVHVNAGAAALVAALVLGPRKGFGSVAMPPHNMTMTLIGAAMLWVGWFGFNAGSALAANGDAGMAMLVTHISAAAGSLAWMTMEWMRHGKPSVLGIVTGMVAGLGTITPASGFVGPAGALIIGLSAGVICYLCTSYLKQVLKVDDSLDVFPVHGVGGIIGTLMAGVFVGVLGGAGLAEGVTMGQQVWVQFVGVIATFVYCAILTWILLKLIDAVIGLRVTSDQETEGLDIVLHDEVGYNL comes from the coding sequence ATGAAACCTGCTGCCCTGAAGCAGTGCAAGACCCTGCTGCCGTGCGCCGTTGCCTGCCTGTTTCCGATCGCCGGCCACGCGGACGAGCTGAACGCGGCAGATACCGCCTGGATCCTGACCTCGACGGTGCTGGTGCTGTTCATGACCATCCCCGGACTGGCCCTGTTCTACGGCGGCCTGGTGCGCAGCAAGAACGTGCTCTCGGTGCTGATGCAGTGCTTCGCCATCACCTGCATGGTCTCCATCCTCTGGCTGGTGTTCGTCTACGGCCTGGCCTTCGGCGACGGCGGCGGCCTCAACCGCTGGGTCGGCGGCTTCGACCAGCTGATGCTGGCCAACATCGGGCGCGACAGCCTGAGCGGCACCATCCCCGAGAGCGTGTTCTCCATGTTCCAGCTGACCTTTGCCATCATCACGCCGGCGCTGATCGTGGGCGCGTTCGCCGAGCGCATGAAGTTCTCGGCCATGCTGTGGTTCTCCGCGCTGTGGCTGGTGCTGGTCTACGCGCCGGTGACGCACTGGGTCTGGGGCGGCGGCTGGCTGCAGGACATGGGCCTCCTGGATTTCGCCGGCGGTACCGTGGTGCACGTCAACGCCGGTGCGGCCGCGCTGGTCGCGGCGCTGGTGCTCGGCCCGCGCAAGGGTTTCGGCAGCGTCGCCATGCCGCCGCACAACATGACCATGACCCTGATCGGCGCGGCCATGCTGTGGGTGGGCTGGTTCGGTTTCAACGCCGGCAGCGCGCTGGCCGCGAACGGCGACGCCGGCATGGCGATGCTGGTCACGCATATCAGCGCCGCCGCCGGCTCGCTCGCCTGGATGACCATGGAATGGATGCGGCACGGCAAGCCGAGCGTGCTGGGTATCGTCACCGGCATGGTCGCGGGGCTGGGCACCATCACCCCGGCCTCCGGTTTCGTCGGCCCGGCCGGTGCGCTCATCATCGGCCTTTCCGCCGGCGTGATCTGCTACCTCTGCACCAGCTACCTCAAGCAGGTGCTGAAGGTCGACGACTCGCTCGACGTGTTCCCGGTGCACGGCGTCGGCGGCATCATCGGCACGCTGATGGCCGGCGTGTTCGTGGGCGTGCTCGGCGGTGCCGGCCTGGCCGAGGGCGTGACCATGGGCCAGCAGGTATGGGTGCAGTTCGTCGGCGTCATCGCGACCTTCGTCTACTGCGCGATCCTGACCTGGATCCTGCTCAAGCTGATCGACGCCGTCATCGGTCTGCGCGTGACCAGCGACCAGGAAACGGAGGGTCTCGACATCGTGCTGCACGACGAGGTGGGCTACAACCTGTAA
- the glnK gene encoding P-II family nitrogen regulator: MKLITAIIKPFKLDDVREALSEIGVQGITVTEVKGFGRQKGHTELYRGAEYVVDFLPKVKIEIGVPSDKVDTVIDAITGAANTGKIGDGKIFVTSLEQTIRIRTGETGPDAL; this comes from the coding sequence ATGAAACTCATCACAGCCATCATCAAACCGTTCAAACTCGATGACGTGCGCGAGGCGCTGTCGGAAATCGGCGTGCAGGGTATCACCGTGACCGAGGTCAAGGGCTTCGGACGCCAGAAGGGGCACACCGAGCTCTACCGCGGCGCCGAGTACGTGGTCGACTTCCTGCCCAAGGTCAAGATCGAGATCGGCGTGCCATCCGACAAGGTCGATACGGTCATCGACGCCATCACCGGCGCCGCGAACACCGGCAAGATCGGCGACGGCAAGATCTTCGTGACCAGCCTGGAACAGACCATCCGCATCCGCACCGGGGAGACCGGCCCGGACGCACTCTAG
- a CDS encoding ammonium transporter: protein MAITPVLLLPTPVLAEDAALNSGDTAWMLTSTALVLFMTIPGLALFYAGMVRSKNVLSVLMQCFAITGLISVLWTIYGYSLAFDTTGMEAGVTNFNSFVGTLGKAFLSGMTVDSLTAAIPESVFMTFQMTFAIITPALIVGAFAERMKFSAMLWFMGIWFTVIYAPVAHMVWSGDGGLLWDLGVLDFAGGTVVHINAGIAGLVACLVLGKRKGFPGTAMPPHNLTLTVVGASMLWVGWFGFNAGSAVAANGTAGMAMAVTQIATATAALAWMFAEWMSHGKPSVLGIASGAVAGLVAITPASGTAGPMGALLIGVAAGVGCYLAAAKLKRAIGYDDSLDVFGVHAVGGIIGAILTGVCAASSMGGVGLAEGVTMGGQVWTQILGVLFTLVYSGVGSFVILKVVDLVIGLRVTEEQETMGLDVSQHDERGYIL from the coding sequence ATGGCAATTACACCCGTGCTGCTGCTACCAACCCCGGTGCTGGCCGAGGATGCCGCACTGAATTCGGGTGACACGGCATGGATGCTGACGTCCACGGCCCTGGTGCTGTTCATGACCATCCCCGGCCTGGCGCTGTTCTACGCCGGCATGGTGCGTTCCAAGAACGTGCTGTCGGTGCTCATGCAGTGTTTCGCCATCACCGGACTGATCTCGGTGCTGTGGACAATCTATGGCTACAGCCTGGCCTTCGACACCACCGGCATGGAGGCCGGCGTCACGAACTTCAATTCCTTCGTGGGCACGCTGGGCAAGGCGTTTCTGAGCGGCATGACGGTCGACAGTCTCACGGCTGCGATTCCGGAAAGCGTCTTCATGACCTTCCAGATGACGTTCGCCATCATCACCCCCGCGCTGATCGTGGGCGCCTTCGCCGAGCGCATGAAATTCTCGGCCATGCTGTGGTTCATGGGCATCTGGTTCACCGTCATCTATGCGCCGGTCGCGCACATGGTGTGGAGCGGTGACGGCGGCCTGCTCTGGGACCTGGGCGTGCTGGATTTCGCCGGCGGCACGGTCGTGCATATCAACGCCGGTATCGCGGGCCTGGTCGCCTGCCTTGTGCTGGGCAAGCGCAAGGGCTTTCCCGGAACTGCCATGCCGCCGCACAACCTGACGCTGACCGTGGTCGGCGCCTCGATGCTGTGGGTCGGCTGGTTCGGCTTCAATGCGGGCAGCGCGGTGGCCGCCAACGGCACCGCCGGCATGGCCATGGCCGTGACCCAGATCGCCACGGCAACCGCGGCGCTGGCGTGGATGTTCGCGGAGTGGATGTCCCACGGCAAGCCCAGCGTGCTGGGTATCGCCTCCGGTGCGGTCGCCGGCCTGGTCGCCATCACGCCGGCTTCCGGCACCGCCGGCCCGATGGGCGCGCTCTTGATCGGCGTCGCCGCGGGCGTGGGCTGCTACCTCGCCGCCGCCAAGCTCAAGCGCGCGATCGGCTACGACGACTCGCTCGACGTGTTCGGCGTGCATGCCGTGGGCGGCATCATCGGCGCCATCCTGACCGGTGTCTGCGCCGCTTCCAGCATGGGCGGCGTCGGCCTGGCCGAGGGCGTGACCATGGGCGGCCAGGTGTGGACACAGATCCTGGGCGTGCTGTTCACCCTGGTGTACTCGGGCGTCGGCAGCTTCGTGATCCTGAAGGTGGTCGACCTGGTCATCGGTCTGCGCGTCACGGAAGAGCAGGAGACGATGGGCCTGGACGTCAGCCAGCACGACGAGCGCGGTTACATACTCTGA